One genomic region from Streptomyces sp. NBC_01304 encodes:
- the tkt gene encoding transketolase, giving the protein MSITTTSSTPDVLDWTDLDSRAVDTARVLAMDAVQHAGHGHPGAAMGLAPVAYVLQQKLMRHDPNDRDWAGRDRFVLSVGHSSLTLYTQLFLSGYGLEIDDLKAFRKAGSRTPAHPELGHTPGVETTTGPLGQGIANAVGMAMAARYERGLFDPDAPEGESPFDHTIWCLTGDGCLEEGVAAEAASLAGHQRLGNLVLVWDDNRITIEGDTEAVSFSEDVLKRHEAYGWHVVRVDKLPDGNVDIEALYAALVDARRETDRPSLVAVRTEIAWPAPHAKGTAATHGAPLGAAEAAATKVLLGFDPDQFFQVDPEVLAHARRIGERGRVRHAEWHEALAAWRAVNPERAAAYDRIRAGELPEHWEQPLPVFEPGQEIATRKASGAVLKALGPVIPEMWGGSADLAGSTNTTIDEFSSFLPAGNPLPTADPYGRTLHYGIREHAMGAVMNGIALHGNTRVHGGTFLVFADYMRPAVRMAALMRLPVTYVWTHDSIGLGEDGATHQPVERLASLRAIPGLNIVRPADANETVAAWRELLRRHDAPHGLALSRQNLPVYDAEATRSAARGGYVLAEASSSEPWVILIGTGSEVQLALQAREVLQAEGIPTRVVSMPCLEWFDEQSADYQESVLPEAVATRVVVEAGIAQGWHRITGREGRVVSLEHYGESADYRYLYEKYGITAQAVVDAARAALQGARR; this is encoded by the coding sequence GTGAGTATCACCACCACGAGCAGCACCCCCGACGTCCTCGACTGGACCGATCTCGACAGCCGCGCCGTCGACACCGCACGCGTCCTGGCCATGGACGCCGTGCAGCACGCCGGCCACGGCCACCCGGGCGCCGCGATGGGCCTCGCCCCGGTCGCGTACGTCCTGCAGCAGAAGCTCATGCGGCACGACCCGAACGATCGCGACTGGGCGGGCCGGGACCGCTTCGTGCTGTCCGTGGGGCACTCCAGCCTCACCCTCTACACGCAGCTGTTCCTGTCGGGCTACGGCCTGGAGATCGACGACCTCAAGGCCTTCCGCAAGGCGGGCAGCCGCACCCCCGCGCACCCGGAGCTCGGGCACACCCCGGGCGTCGAGACCACCACCGGGCCGCTCGGGCAGGGCATCGCTAACGCGGTGGGCATGGCGATGGCCGCCCGTTACGAGCGGGGCTTGTTCGACCCGGACGCGCCGGAGGGGGAGTCCCCGTTCGACCACACCATCTGGTGCTTGACCGGCGACGGCTGCCTGGAGGAGGGCGTCGCCGCGGAGGCCGCCTCGCTCGCGGGCCATCAGCGCCTGGGCAACCTGGTCCTGGTCTGGGACGACAACCGCATCACCATCGAGGGCGACACCGAGGCGGTCTCCTTCAGTGAGGACGTGCTCAAGCGGCACGAGGCGTACGGCTGGCATGTCGTCCGCGTGGACAAGCTGCCCGACGGGAACGTCGACATCGAGGCGCTGTACGCCGCCCTCGTCGACGCCCGCCGTGAGACCGATCGGCCCTCCCTCGTGGCCGTACGCACGGAGATCGCCTGGCCTGCCCCGCACGCCAAGGGCACCGCCGCCACACATGGCGCCCCGCTCGGCGCGGCGGAGGCGGCCGCGACCAAGGTGCTGCTGGGCTTCGACCCCGACCAGTTTTTCCAGGTCGACCCCGAAGTCCTCGCGCACGCCCGGCGGATCGGCGAGCGCGGCCGTGTCCGGCACGCCGAGTGGCACGAGGCCCTGGCCGCCTGGCGTGCGGTGAACCCGGAGCGCGCGGCGGCGTACGACCGGATCCGCGCGGGTGAGCTGCCCGAGCACTGGGAGCAGCCCCTGCCGGTCTTCGAGCCGGGCCAGGAGATCGCCACCCGCAAGGCATCGGGCGCGGTGCTCAAGGCCCTCGGCCCGGTGATCCCGGAGATGTGGGGCGGCTCCGCCGACCTCGCCGGGTCCACCAACACCACCATCGACGAGTTCTCCTCGTTCCTCCCCGCCGGCAATCCGCTGCCCACCGCGGACCCGTACGGCCGCACCCTCCACTACGGCATCCGCGAGCACGCCATGGGCGCCGTCATGAACGGCATCGCCCTGCACGGCAACACCCGCGTGCACGGCGGTACGTTCCTGGTCTTCGCCGACTACATGCGTCCGGCGGTGCGGATGGCAGCCCTGATGCGGCTGCCGGTGACCTACGTCTGGACACACGACTCCATCGGCCTCGGCGAGGACGGCGCCACCCACCAGCCCGTCGAGCGCCTCGCCTCGCTGCGCGCGATACCCGGGCTCAACATAGTCCGCCCGGCCGACGCCAACGAGACCGTCGCCGCCTGGCGGGAGCTGCTGCGCAGGCACGACGCCCCGCACGGGCTCGCCCTGTCGCGGCAGAACCTTCCCGTGTACGACGCCGAAGCGACCCGCAGCGCGGCGCGCGGCGGCTACGTACTCGCCGAAGCCTCCAGCAGCGAGCCGTGGGTGATCCTGATCGGGACCGGCTCCGAGGTCCAACTGGCCCTGCAGGCACGGGAGGTGCTGCAGGCCGAGGGCATCCCGACCCGGGTCGTATCGATGCCGTGCCTGGAGTGGTTCGACGAGCAGTCCGCTGACTACCAAGAGTCGGTCCTTCCCGAGGCCGTGGCCACGCGAGTCGTCGTCGAGGCCGGCATCGCGCAGGGCTGGCACCGGATCACCGGGCGCGAAGGCAGAGTGGTGAGCCTGGAGCACTACGGAGAGTCCGCCGACTACCGGTATCTGTACGAGAAATACGGCATCACCGCACAGGCCGTCGTCGACGCGGCCCGCGCGGCTCTCCAGGGTGCCCGGCGATGA
- the dhaK gene encoding dihydroxyacetone kinase subunit DhaK: protein MKKLINTPDLVVPDALRGMATAHPELSVDAEAQIVTRAGGAVPGKVGVVSGGGAGHEPMQVGFVGRGMLDAAVSGPVFTSPVPDRILEATRAGDSGAGVVHIISNYTGDVLNFLMAAEEAEDEGIKSAQVIVADDVAVKADGTNAGRRGTGAVLLVERLAGALAETGASLAEVAALGQRTNDMSRSYGVALTSCTTPAKGTPNFELGANEIELGIGIHGEPGRERRAVTTAREIVEAMVGAILEDLPEAAGAPVIALINGLGGTPLQELYIMHAELESALSPRGITIARSLVGNYISSLDMAGCTITLCRADEQMLALWDSPIHTPALRWAC from the coding sequence ATGAAGAAGCTGATTAACACCCCCGATTTGGTCGTTCCCGACGCGCTGCGCGGCATGGCCACGGCCCATCCGGAGCTTTCTGTGGACGCCGAAGCCCAGATCGTCACGCGGGCCGGCGGAGCTGTGCCCGGAAAGGTCGGGGTCGTCTCGGGCGGCGGTGCTGGGCACGAACCGATGCAGGTCGGTTTCGTCGGTCGCGGCATGCTCGACGCGGCGGTCTCAGGACCGGTCTTCACCTCGCCGGTTCCCGACCGCATCCTGGAGGCGACCAGAGCAGGCGACAGCGGTGCGGGCGTCGTACACATCATCAGCAACTACACCGGTGATGTGCTCAACTTCCTGATGGCAGCGGAAGAGGCCGAAGACGAGGGCATCAAGAGTGCGCAGGTGATCGTCGCCGACGATGTGGCGGTCAAGGCCGACGGCACCAACGCCGGACGCCGCGGCACCGGCGCCGTCCTCCTGGTGGAGCGGCTCGCGGGCGCGCTCGCCGAGACCGGCGCCTCGCTCGCGGAGGTGGCCGCTCTTGGGCAGCGTACGAACGATATGTCCCGCTCGTACGGCGTCGCGCTCACCTCCTGCACCACCCCCGCCAAGGGCACCCCCAACTTCGAACTCGGCGCGAACGAGATCGAGCTGGGCATCGGCATCCACGGCGAGCCAGGGCGCGAGCGCCGCGCCGTCACCACCGCACGCGAGATCGTCGAGGCCATGGTCGGGGCGATCCTGGAAGACCTCCCCGAGGCAGCCGGCGCACCCGTCATCGCGCTGATCAATGGGCTCGGCGGAACCCCGCTGCAAGAGCTCTACATCATGCACGCCGAGCTCGAGTCGGCCCTTTCCCCGCGCGGCATCACCATCGCCCGCTCCCTTGTGGGCAACTACATCTCCAGCCTCGACATGGCCGGCTGCACGATCACACTGTGCCGTGCCGACGAGCAGATGCTCGCGCTGTGGGACTCCCCCATCCACACGCCCGCCCTGCGCTGGGCCTGCTGA
- a CDS encoding DeoR/GlpR family DNA-binding transcription regulator produces the protein MLEQSEKLNPKDRRKKIADRVLAEGSVSIDDLVRDLGVSQMTVHRDLDTLEQQGWLRKVRGGATAAPNALYESNTRWRGNEMVEAKEAICAAALSVSEPGQAVIIDDSSTVRPLAQALSSRGAYTVITNSLQVINDLADDSDIRVIGLGGVYHPSFSAFWGTTTADAVRSLRADIAFMSTAAVDAGSCYLQHQENIVVKRAMLDAARFKVLLVDHTKFGRQALYRLAPLTDFDLVVSDAELPAEQQQMLKALGVRYELAAASG, from the coding sequence GTGCTCGAGCAATCGGAGAAACTCAACCCCAAGGACCGGCGCAAGAAGATCGCCGACCGGGTTCTCGCCGAGGGCTCGGTGAGCATCGACGACCTCGTACGCGACCTCGGCGTCAGCCAGATGACGGTCCACCGGGACCTCGACACCCTCGAACAGCAAGGCTGGCTCCGGAAGGTGAGGGGCGGTGCCACTGCCGCGCCCAATGCCCTCTACGAGTCCAACACCCGCTGGCGCGGCAACGAGATGGTCGAGGCCAAGGAGGCGATCTGCGCCGCAGCGCTCTCGGTCAGTGAGCCGGGCCAGGCCGTCATCATCGACGACTCCAGCACCGTACGGCCGCTCGCCCAGGCTCTGTCCTCGCGTGGCGCGTACACCGTGATCACCAACTCGCTGCAGGTCATCAACGACCTCGCCGACGACAGCGACATCAGGGTGATCGGCCTGGGCGGGGTCTACCACCCGTCCTTCAGCGCCTTCTGGGGCACGACGACCGCGGACGCCGTGCGTTCGCTGCGTGCAGATATCGCCTTCATGTCGACGGCGGCCGTGGACGCCGGCAGCTGCTACCTCCAGCATCAGGAGAACATCGTGGTGAAGCGCGCCATGCTTGACGCGGCGCGCTTCAAGGTCCTGCTGGTGGACCACACCAAGTTCGGCCGCCAGGCCCTCTACCGCCTTGCCCCGCTCACCGACTTCGACCTGGTCGTCTCGGACGCCGAACTACCCGCGGAGCAGCAGCAGATGCTGAAGGCCCTGGGCGTGCGCTACGAGCTGGCCGCAGCCAGCGGCTGA
- a CDS encoding peptidoglycan-binding domain-containing protein, with amino-acid sequence MARLQSLLYDQGKTYLIQDGHYDSDTERAVHEYQQENGITGDPAGAYGPATQAALDPTS; translated from the coding sequence GTGGCACGCCTGCAGAGCCTGCTGTACGACCAAGGCAAGACGTACCTCATCCAGGACGGCCACTATGACTCCGACACGGAACGAGCGGTTCACGAATACCAGCAGGAGAACGGGATCACCGGCGACCCTGCAGGTGCGTACGGGCCGGCCACCCAGGCCGCTCTCGATCCCACGAGCTGA
- a CDS encoding triose-phosphate isomerase family protein: MNDVISEKSAERSTAAVRPLVGVSLKLYFGLAETRQWLAAVAGLDAELALLPRPVDLFVAPSFPALADARELLGPTAIAYGAQDVHWAEQGPWTGEVSAPMLAELGARYVEIGHAERRRHFGETDEIVAAKVRAVTRAGLVPVICAGERQGEDLPTAIEETLTQVRAALAGAEPDSEVVIAYEPVWAIGAHRPAPAEHVRKMATAIRVCLRRHAVRGRLIYGGAAGPGTWRELAGAVDGLFLGRLAHDVPGLRKVIEEIATIQQEKAT; encoded by the coding sequence ATGAATGATGTGATTTCCGAGAAGTCGGCTGAGCGTTCGACGGCTGCGGTCCGCCCGCTGGTCGGCGTCTCGCTCAAGCTCTACTTCGGACTCGCAGAGACCCGGCAGTGGCTCGCAGCGGTGGCGGGGCTGGATGCGGAACTCGCTCTGCTGCCGCGCCCCGTCGACCTCTTCGTCGCCCCGTCCTTTCCCGCCCTCGCCGATGCCCGGGAGCTGCTCGGCCCCACCGCCATCGCGTACGGCGCCCAAGATGTGCACTGGGCCGAGCAGGGGCCCTGGACCGGCGAGGTCTCCGCGCCGATGCTCGCCGAGCTGGGCGCGCGGTACGTCGAGATCGGGCACGCCGAGCGGCGCCGTCACTTCGGCGAGACCGACGAGATCGTCGCCGCCAAGGTGCGCGCCGTGACCAGAGCCGGGCTCGTCCCCGTGATCTGTGCGGGCGAGCGGCAGGGCGAGGACCTGCCCACTGCGATCGAGGAGACCCTCACCCAGGTGCGGGCCGCGCTCGCCGGGGCCGAACCCGACAGCGAGGTCGTCATTGCCTATGAGCCCGTCTGGGCCATCGGCGCCCACCGTCCCGCCCCCGCGGAGCACGTGCGGAAGATGGCCACCGCCATCCGTGTCTGCCTGCGCCGCCATGCCGTCCGGGGTCGACTGATCTACGGGGGTGCAGCCGGCCCCGGGACCTGGCGCGAACTCGCGGGCGCCGTCGACGGATTGTTCCTCGGGCGCCTCGCTCACGACGTGCCGGGCCTGCGCAAGGTCATCGAAGAGATAGCAACTATCCAGCAGGAGAAGGCGACATGA
- the tal gene encoding transaldolase gives MKNLEALADAGVSIWLDDLSRSRIVSGNLAQLMRTKHITGVTTNPSIFHKAIMEGDGYQRELAQLAARGATPGEAVRMITAADVRAACDVLRPVFDASEGRDGRVSLEVDPAFAHDTAATVAEAEHLWWLVDRPNAMIKIPATEAGLPAITEVIGKGICVNVTLIFSLDRYRHVLDAYQAGLERALAAGIDTSTIESVASFFVSRVDAEIDPMLERLGTLGALARRGGAGLANARLAYQAYEESTDTERWMELQAAGGNVQRPLWASTGVKNPAYEDTMYVTGLVAPDTVNTMPEATLDATADHAVITGDTVSDAYERSAQHLADLADLGSSYGEVVQKLEKEGVERFQDAWSELLASVSTALGTKG, from the coding sequence ATGAAGAATCTGGAAGCGCTCGCAGACGCGGGAGTCTCGATCTGGCTCGACGATCTGTCCCGGTCGCGGATCGTGTCAGGCAACCTCGCGCAGTTGATGCGTACGAAGCACATCACCGGGGTCACCACGAACCCGTCGATCTTCCACAAGGCGATCATGGAAGGGGACGGCTACCAACGGGAGTTGGCCCAGCTGGCCGCCCGCGGTGCCACCCCCGGTGAGGCCGTTCGCATGATCACCGCGGCGGACGTGCGGGCCGCCTGCGACGTCCTGCGCCCTGTCTTCGACGCCTCCGAAGGCCGCGACGGCCGGGTCTCGCTCGAGGTCGACCCGGCCTTCGCGCACGACACGGCGGCCACGGTCGCCGAAGCCGAGCACCTGTGGTGGCTGGTCGACCGGCCCAACGCGATGATCAAGATTCCGGCGACCGAGGCGGGCCTGCCGGCGATCACCGAAGTCATCGGCAAGGGCATCTGCGTCAATGTCACGCTGATCTTCTCGCTCGACCGCTACCGGCACGTACTGGACGCCTACCAGGCAGGTCTGGAGCGGGCGCTGGCCGCCGGGATCGACACGTCCACCATCGAATCCGTGGCGTCCTTCTTCGTGTCGCGGGTCGACGCGGAGATCGATCCCATGCTCGAAAGGCTGGGCACGCTGGGGGCACTGGCCCGGCGCGGAGGGGCCGGACTGGCCAACGCGCGGCTCGCCTACCAGGCGTACGAGGAGTCCACCGACACCGAGCGCTGGATGGAGCTGCAGGCCGCGGGCGGCAATGTGCAGCGGCCGCTGTGGGCCTCGACCGGCGTCAAGAACCCGGCGTACGAGGACACGATGTACGTCACCGGACTCGTCGCCCCCGACACGGTCAACACCATGCCGGAGGCCACCCTCGACGCCACCGCGGACCACGCGGTCATCACCGGTGACACCGTCAGCGACGCGTACGAGAGGTCCGCGCAGCACCTCGCGGACCTCGCCGACCTAGGCAGCTCCTATGGCGAGGTGGTGCAAAAGCTGGAGAAGGAGGGTGTGGAACGGTTCCAGGACGCCTGGTCCGAGCTCCTCGCCTCCGTCAGCACCGCACTCGGGACGAAGGGCTGA
- the rpiB gene encoding ribose 5-phosphate isomerase B produces MNTAADARATDMKAKPTIAIGCDDAGIVMKNAMVAHLEGLGHEIADLSAREDEDYPDVAERVAVYVAEGRYDRGILVCGTGIGMAIAANKVPGIRAAQIPDPYSAERARKSNDAQIACFGNRTMGTEMALVCLDHWLDSDFAGGSSAPKVEKIKRVEFRHLHAA; encoded by the coding sequence ATGAACACCGCCGCGGATGCGCGAGCCACAGACATGAAGGCCAAGCCCACCATCGCCATCGGCTGCGACGACGCCGGCATCGTGATGAAGAACGCCATGGTCGCACACCTCGAAGGCCTCGGCCACGAGATCGCCGACCTGAGCGCCCGCGAGGACGAGGACTATCCGGACGTCGCTGAGCGTGTCGCCGTGTATGTCGCCGAGGGCCGCTACGACCGCGGCATCCTCGTCTGCGGCACCGGCATCGGCATGGCGATCGCCGCCAACAAGGTGCCCGGCATCCGGGCCGCGCAGATCCCCGACCCGTACAGCGCCGAGCGGGCCCGCAAGTCCAATGACGCGCAGATCGCCTGCTTCGGCAACCGCACCATGGGCACCGAGATGGCCCTGGTCTGCCTCGACCACTGGCTCGACTCGGACTTCGCGGGCGGCAGCAGCGCGCCCAAGGTCGAGAAGATCAAGCGGGTCGAGTTCCGCCACCTGCACGCCGCCTGA
- a CDS encoding NAD(P)-dependent alcohol dehydrogenase, translating into MKHDNTDIPDTMRAAVQFGPRELRIEEVPVPKPGPGQLLVKILAVGTCGSDVHFYEEGKLGEWTVDGPLVLGHEPSGVIVAVGADVTRRVVGERVSIEPGTPCGRCGECRQGRYNLCLSMHFFAVPGEAAGAFAEYALAHEDFAHVVPEQVSDQAAALLEPLSVGVWAAQKARIAPGDRALITGAGPIGLVSVQVARAFGASEVVVSDVNALRLELARELGATHTVNVARTPLADAGFTPDVLLECSGYAPAVPEAIRQVARAGRVVLVGMGGGSMELPVARIQSYELELTGTYRYANTWPTALDLVASGQVDLDRLVTHRFPLAEAEQALTVGARDVTAVKAVVLPQQ; encoded by the coding sequence ATGAAGCACGACAACACCGATATTCCTGACACCATGCGTGCCGCCGTCCAGTTCGGCCCGCGCGAGCTGCGCATCGAAGAGGTGCCGGTGCCCAAGCCGGGCCCGGGCCAGCTCCTGGTGAAGATCCTGGCGGTCGGCACCTGCGGCTCCGACGTCCACTTCTACGAAGAGGGGAAGCTCGGCGAATGGACCGTCGACGGCCCTCTGGTGCTCGGCCACGAGCCGAGCGGCGTGATCGTCGCGGTGGGCGCGGACGTCACACGGCGCGTCGTCGGCGAGCGGGTGTCCATCGAGCCGGGCACGCCCTGCGGGCGCTGCGGCGAGTGCCGTCAAGGCCGCTACAACCTGTGCCTCTCGATGCACTTCTTCGCGGTCCCGGGCGAGGCCGCCGGTGCCTTCGCCGAGTACGCCCTCGCGCATGAGGACTTCGCGCACGTCGTGCCCGAGCAGGTCTCGGACCAGGCCGCGGCCCTTCTCGAGCCACTGTCCGTGGGCGTATGGGCGGCGCAGAAGGCCCGGATCGCGCCGGGGGACCGGGCGCTGATCACCGGGGCAGGACCGATCGGCTTGGTGTCCGTGCAGGTGGCGCGGGCGTTCGGGGCGTCGGAAGTAGTGGTGAGCGATGTCAACGCGCTCCGCCTTGAGCTGGCCCGCGAGCTGGGGGCCACACACACCGTGAACGTGGCCCGAACGCCACTGGCCGACGCTGGGTTCACGCCGGATGTGCTCCTTGAATGCTCCGGGTACGCGCCCGCCGTGCCGGAGGCGATCAGGCAGGTGGCGCGGGCCGGGCGGGTGGTGCTCGTCGGCATGGGCGGGGGGTCGATGGAGTTGCCCGTGGCACGCATCCAGAGCTATGAGCTGGAGCTGACCGGCACCTATCGGTACGCCAACACCTGGCCCACCGCACTGGACCTGGTCGCGTCCGGCCAGGTCGACCTGGACCGACTCGTCACGCACAGGTTCCCTCTGGCCGAGGCGGAGCAGGCGCTGACGGTGGGGGCGCGAGACGTGACGGCGGTGAAGGCGGTCGTGCTGCCCCAGCAATGA
- the dhaL gene encoding dihydroxyacetone kinase subunit DhaL → MPFDLNTAYFRRWLHRTAQVVNEQSSHFTDLDAAIGDADHGANLDRGFTAAAAAIAKDEPACPGALLTTVGSVLTNTVGGASGPLFGTVLRRMGKKLGEAETVTAEALGEALAAALASVQRLGDAVPGDKTLVDALAPAVAAYATALESGARTEDALRAAAVAAREGAEATAALQARRGRASYLGERSIGHPDPGATSTAIILTALYEATDRDVCSTSAPQGSARAEEASLDRTAPDRVGIVLVSHSREVAAATAELAKALTGMDDPAPIAAAGGTEDGRIGTSAELVRQALKEVDGGKGVAVVCDMGSAVLTLKALLAEGGLADGVRIADTPFVEGAVAALVTASVGGDLDMVIAAADDARGYRKM, encoded by the coding sequence ATGCCCTTCGACCTGAACACCGCCTACTTCCGCCGCTGGCTGCACCGCACCGCACAGGTCGTCAACGAACAGAGCTCGCACTTCACCGACCTGGATGCCGCGATAGGTGATGCCGACCACGGTGCGAACCTGGATCGTGGCTTCACCGCTGCCGCGGCCGCAATCGCGAAGGACGAACCGGCCTGCCCCGGCGCCCTGTTGACGACCGTCGGCTCGGTGCTAACCAATACCGTGGGCGGGGCTTCGGGACCGCTGTTCGGCACGGTACTGCGCCGCATGGGCAAGAAGCTCGGCGAGGCGGAGACAGTCACCGCCGAGGCGCTGGGTGAGGCGCTGGCCGCCGCGCTCGCGAGTGTGCAGAGGCTCGGCGACGCGGTCCCCGGCGACAAGACCTTGGTGGACGCGCTGGCCCCCGCGGTGGCCGCGTATGCCACGGCGCTGGAGTCCGGCGCGAGGACCGAGGACGCGCTGAGGGCAGCCGCTGTCGCCGCACGCGAGGGCGCCGAGGCCACCGCCGCTCTCCAGGCCCGCCGCGGCCGTGCCAGCTACCTCGGCGAGCGCTCCATCGGCCATCCCGACCCGGGCGCCACCTCCACCGCGATCATCCTGACCGCACTGTACGAGGCCACCGACCGCGACGTGTGCAGCACATCCGCCCCTCAAGGCAGCGCCCGCGCCGAGGAGGCGTCTCTCGACCGGACAGCTCCGGACCGGGTGGGCATCGTCCTCGTCTCGCACAGCCGCGAAGTTGCCGCCGCCACAGCCGAGTTGGCCAAGGCCCTCACCGGCATGGACGACCCTGCGCCGATCGCCGCGGCAGGCGGGACCGAGGACGGCCGCATCGGCACCAGCGCCGAACTGGTCCGCCAGGCCCTGAAGGAGGTCGACGGCGGCAAGGGGGTCGCAGTCGTCTGCGACATGGGCAGCGCCGTGCTCACCCTGAAGGCACTCCTCGCCGAAGGCGGCCTTGCCGACGGCGTACGCATCGCCGACACCCCCTTCGTGGAAGGCGCCGTCGCGGCCCTCGTCACGGCCTCCGTCGGTGGAGACCTCGACATGGTGATCGCAGCGGCGGACGACGCCCGTGGCTACCGCAAGATGTGA